A genome region from Leifsonia sp. Root112D2 includes the following:
- a CDS encoding alpha/beta fold hydrolase, whose product MSNEPILLFLHGVGDGDQDDNWKIHFAEALTRLGYPDLDTVRVIAPKYAHALKGWDDKELLPSVTIKQLGREAAKKNRRDFERRMAAIEFRLGRHDPGNGQPGGDALIGAAVGLPFFKQAHNYLRNPQIRAQVLNRILAKLPESGRLVIVGHSLGSVIAADLVRRLPVGLEVAGLVTIGSPLANGSFDVDKLRETLKEPPTNLAWWVNFWNASDPVAAHRGLSSVFPWMIDFRIDTKTVVLKAHAAVEYLNDEAVAAAIGFALFGSRSKELARIDNGVDISLDTAERLTLLALRYAYLIKLKLEGDQQDRFAGALRQVQATAVDDIRRRNASDHRGMPSAVARLAFDLSDPQATVPEPLPSSYFAKDEAVVPLTILAVENLIRPFEILIPKNKRQDAMEDLTAEMGLGSQYGADVFAAAKDAQEALSGGRGVNWVKWVALGAGAAAIVVATGGLALAAAPGLVGAAVITSALASFGPGGMIGGLLMAGTLVTAGGGGIALGLAGPGTTAETLEAVVVRQLAAEILRERQHLEPDPAVWRNLVETEIEVRREHERLDEFSDESAGSLKELKRKIDAIERALKYLRDNGLEPGVPPSTFDETD is encoded by the coding sequence TTGTCGAATGAACCGATCTTGCTGTTCTTGCATGGTGTTGGAGACGGCGACCAGGATGACAACTGGAAGATACATTTCGCAGAGGCCCTGACACGGCTGGGATACCCCGATCTGGACACAGTGCGAGTCATAGCGCCCAAGTACGCACACGCGCTGAAGGGCTGGGATGACAAAGAGCTGCTGCCGAGCGTGACGATCAAGCAGCTTGGCCGGGAGGCGGCCAAGAAGAATCGCCGAGACTTCGAACGGCGTATGGCGGCCATCGAGTTCAGACTCGGACGTCATGATCCCGGCAATGGCCAGCCGGGTGGTGACGCGCTCATCGGCGCGGCCGTCGGGCTTCCGTTCTTCAAGCAAGCGCACAACTACCTCAGGAATCCTCAGATTCGCGCGCAAGTTCTGAACCGTATCCTCGCGAAGCTGCCCGAGTCAGGGAGGCTCGTGATCGTCGGCCATAGCCTAGGCTCTGTGATCGCCGCTGACCTTGTGCGTCGCCTGCCGGTTGGCCTCGAGGTTGCCGGCCTGGTGACCATTGGGAGCCCCTTGGCGAACGGAAGCTTCGACGTCGACAAACTACGGGAGACGTTGAAAGAACCGCCAACGAACCTGGCATGGTGGGTGAACTTCTGGAATGCCTCCGATCCCGTGGCCGCCCACCGGGGGTTGTCCTCTGTCTTCCCTTGGATGATCGATTTTCGGATTGACACGAAGACGGTGGTGCTCAAGGCTCACGCTGCGGTGGAATACCTCAACGATGAGGCCGTTGCCGCGGCCATCGGCTTCGCGCTGTTCGGGTCCAGATCGAAGGAGCTTGCGCGTATCGACAACGGTGTCGACATCTCGTTGGATACCGCGGAACGTCTCACCCTTCTGGCATTGCGGTACGCATACCTGATCAAGTTGAAGCTGGAGGGCGACCAACAGGATCGTTTCGCGGGCGCGCTTCGACAGGTGCAAGCGACTGCCGTTGACGACATCAGGAGACGGAATGCCAGCGATCACAGAGGGATGCCGTCGGCGGTTGCGCGCCTCGCGTTCGACCTCTCCGATCCGCAAGCTACTGTGCCCGAGCCGCTCCCGAGCAGCTATTTCGCGAAGGACGAGGCCGTAGTCCCGTTGACGATCCTCGCGGTAGAGAACCTCATTCGACCATTCGAAATCTTGATCCCGAAGAACAAGCGGCAGGATGCCATGGAGGATCTCACCGCTGAGATGGGATTGGGAAGCCAGTACGGTGCCGATGTGTTTGCCGCCGCCAAAGATGCGCAGGAGGCGCTGAGCGGCGGCCGCGGAGTGAACTGGGTTAAGTGGGTCGCACTTGGTGCCGGTGCGGCCGCGATTGTCGTGGCGACCGGCGGCCTGGCCCTCGCGGCTGCTCCCGGTCTCGTCGGAGCCGCAGTGATCACCAGCGCGCTGGCGAGCTTTGGGCCTGGCGGAATGATCGGCGGCCTGCTGATGGCGGGAACCCTCGTCACCGCGGGCGGCGGCGGCATCGCGCTCGGCCTTGCCGGTCCCGGAACCACCGCTGAAACGCTCGAAGCTGTTGTCGTCCGCCAGTTGGCTGCCGAAATTCTACGGGAACGTCAACACCTTGAGCCCGACCCGGCCGTATGGCGAAACTTGGTTGAGACCGAGATCGAGGTCCGACGTGAACATGAGCGGCTCGACGAGTTCTCGGACGAATCGGCAGGGTCGCTTAAGGAATTGAAGCGGAAGATCGATGCCATCGAGCGCGCGCTGAAGTATCTGAGAGACAACGGCCTCGAGCCAGGCGTCCCGCCCAGTACTTTCGACGAGACGGATTGA
- a CDS encoding helix-turn-helix transcriptional regulator, with product MVVVVRKAQSLSPWTIDALRVLGRQISSERRLRQWTQESLAERAGISSKTLIGIEKGAPGAAIGTVFELASLLGIPLVGAAEPTARQVVDTRFALLPTRVHAREREDDDDF from the coding sequence GTGGTAGTTGTGGTGCGGAAAGCGCAGTCTCTCTCGCCGTGGACGATAGATGCTCTGCGTGTTCTTGGGCGTCAGATTTCATCGGAGCGTCGCCTGCGTCAGTGGACCCAAGAAAGTCTCGCAGAGCGCGCCGGCATCAGCTCTAAGACACTCATCGGAATCGAAAAAGGCGCACCTGGCGCTGCGATCGGCACCGTGTTCGAACTCGCGTCGCTGCTTGGCATCCCCTTGGTCGGTGCCGCCGAACCGACGGCACGCCAAGTAGTCGACACTCGCTTTGCGCTGCTCCCGACCCGTGTCCACGCTCGCGAGAGGGAAGACGACGATGACTTCTGA
- a CDS encoding type II toxin-antitoxin system HipA family toxin has protein sequence MVAGRLREEGTTHAFTYGASYLRRDNAVALYLPELPLQRGVQRPDPSWEAHGCILDAGPDYWGRRVILAKHFGRLTAQSDTDDLTLLTYLLESGSDRIGALDFQESATEYLPRTFEHQASLAELLTAADRIQSGEALSPVLTEAMLRGTSIGGARPKALIEDGERKLIAKFSSTTDNYPVVQAEAIAMDLAASAGLNVAPTQMVRVGDRDVLLVERFDRPPGGTRRMMVSALTMLHMTPMNGRYATYPDLADIIRARFEEPDKTLHELFSRIVFNVIAGNTDDHARNHAAFWDGRSLALTPAYDVCPQPRSFGEANQAMAIDRDGDRRSRLQVCENAAEIYHLTRGRARETIDRLVAVVESGWDAAADRVGMDGRDRERLRGGAVLNPSIFYTD, from the coding sequence GTGGTCGCCGGACGCCTGCGCGAAGAAGGCACGACACACGCATTCACCTACGGTGCCTCCTATCTGCGCCGAGACAACGCGGTTGCGCTCTACCTGCCCGAACTGCCGCTGCAACGTGGAGTCCAACGGCCGGACCCGAGCTGGGAGGCGCATGGCTGCATCCTCGATGCCGGGCCCGACTATTGGGGCCGCCGCGTCATCCTCGCCAAGCACTTCGGGCGGCTCACCGCGCAAAGCGACACCGATGACCTGACACTGCTCACGTACCTGCTCGAGTCCGGTTCCGACCGGATCGGGGCACTCGACTTCCAAGAATCCGCCACCGAATACCTGCCACGAACTTTCGAGCACCAGGCGTCCCTTGCGGAGCTTTTGACGGCCGCGGACCGGATCCAGTCCGGGGAAGCACTCTCACCCGTCCTGACCGAGGCGATGCTGCGCGGAACCTCCATCGGTGGCGCACGCCCGAAAGCACTGATCGAGGACGGCGAGCGCAAACTGATCGCGAAGTTCTCGAGCACAACCGACAATTACCCGGTCGTGCAGGCTGAGGCCATTGCGATGGACCTCGCCGCGAGCGCAGGTCTGAACGTCGCGCCTACCCAGATGGTCCGGGTAGGCGACCGAGATGTCCTGCTCGTGGAACGGTTCGATAGGCCGCCGGGTGGAACCCGACGGATGATGGTCTCCGCTCTGACAATGCTGCACATGACCCCGATGAACGGTCGATACGCTACCTACCCGGACCTGGCCGACATCATCAGAGCCCGTTTCGAGGAGCCGGATAAGACCTTGCACGAACTGTTCAGCAGGATCGTGTTCAACGTCATCGCGGGCAACACCGACGACCACGCGCGAAACCATGCCGCGTTCTGGGATGGGCGCTCACTGGCCCTGACACCGGCGTACGACGTGTGCCCGCAACCGCGCTCGTTTGGTGAAGCCAACCAGGCGATGGCCATCGACCGTGACGGCGATCGTCGCTCTCGCCTCCAGGTGTGCGAGAACGCTGCCGAGATCTACCACCTGACACGGGGGCGGGCGCGTGAAACTATCGACCGGCTGGTGGCTGTCGTGGAAAGCGGATGGGATGCCGCCGCGGACCGCGTCGGCATGGACGGCCGAGACCGTGAACGCTTACGCGGTGGGGCAGTGCTGAACCCGTCAATCTTCTACACGGATTGA
- a CDS encoding DUF6994 family protein, whose translation MTKRIDISLDVRSDSGGKDPDRHSATLRRYHQLLWSKPLPNGAEFTLDTTTPGVYLHHESALGEFELSSDSIVHPFDYWFRTEELIKQIPQADLDDFNDIGSTIGGYLVFPSNPVDGGQTINMARGRSRKIDDRIDLTLECIRRHYVGESSPLAATLALYQGFFSLFGDFEGYVNFFLLEDLIRSDGVVNFFLPFEDFSTPTLPATVEEYQSYRKEVTSFVVARNHRIAASFS comes from the coding sequence ATGACTAAACGAATCGATATCAGCCTTGATGTGAGGTCAGACTCCGGTGGCAAGGATCCGGATAGGCACAGCGCGACGCTGAGGCGCTACCACCAGTTGCTCTGGAGTAAGCCACTCCCGAACGGCGCCGAATTCACCTTGGATACGACCACACCCGGGGTCTATCTTCACCACGAGTCGGCGCTGGGCGAGTTCGAGCTGTCGAGCGACTCGATCGTGCACCCCTTCGACTACTGGTTCCGGACCGAAGAACTCATCAAACAGATCCCTCAGGCTGACTTGGACGACTTCAACGACATCGGCAGCACCATTGGCGGATATCTCGTCTTCCCGAGCAACCCGGTGGATGGTGGCCAAACTATCAACATGGCGCGCGGGCGAAGTCGCAAAATCGACGATCGAATTGACTTAACTCTCGAATGCATCCGACGCCACTACGTCGGTGAGAGCAGTCCTCTCGCTGCCACTCTGGCGCTGTACCAGGGGTTCTTTTCACTCTTCGGCGATTTCGAAGGCTACGTGAATTTCTTCTTGCTGGAGGACCTTATCCGCAGCGACGGCGTCGTGAATTTCTTTTTGCCTTTCGAGGACTTTTCCACTCCGACGCTTCCGGCCACGGTGGAGGAATACCAAAGCTATAGGAAAGAGGTCACGAGTTTCGTCGTGGCGCGGAACCACCGCATCGCCGCTTCATTCAGTTAG
- a CDS encoding IS3 family transposase (programmed frameshift), with translation MNRRYSPEMRERALRMLAESRPDHPTTMSAIRHVAGMLGMSPETLRLWQRRYEVDAGVKPGVTTEAAAEIKRLQKEVSELRKANEILRAASIFFAKGARPPLDEMIRFITEHRDRFGVELICQVLRPAVRGFLTSRGYRSAVGRAPSARQLRDELLVPEVARLHADNYGVYGRRKMHALMLRQGWAIGRDQTERLMREAGVRGVRKSKRVFTTKSDPTLQRPTDLVKRRFTADGPRRLWVCDVTYVATWSGFAYVAFVTDVYSRRIVGWNVAATLRAEILPMQALDMAAWDAGGDLTGVTHHSDHGSNYMAMVYTDRIVELGAVPSTGTVGDSYDNAMAEAVNNLYKTELIRQRGPWRTVEQVELATLEYVWWWNNQRLHGELDMRTPIEVENAYYADKESAQPAPAGQGSR, from the exons ATGAACAGAAGATATTCCCCGGAGATGCGTGAGCGGGCGCTCAGGATGCTCGCGGAGTCCCGGCCCGACCACCCGACGACGATGAGCGCGATCCGTCACGTTGCCGGGATGCTGGGAATGAGTCCGGAGACGCTGCGGCTATGGCAGCGGCGTTATGAAGTCGACGCTGGTGTGAAACCTGGGGTCACGACTGAGGCGGCTGCGGAGATCAAGCGGCTGCAGAAAGAGGTCTCGGAGTTGCGGAAGGCGAACGAGATACTCAGGGCTGCGAGCATCTTTTTCGCGA AAGGAGCTCGACCGCCCCTCGACGAGATGATCCGGTTCATCACTGAGCACCGGGATCGTTTCGGGGTCGAGCTCATCTGCCAGGTCTTGCGACCGGCAGTGAGAGGATTCCTGACCTCGCGCGGCTATCGCTCCGCGGTGGGCAGGGCGCCGTCCGCGCGGCAGCTGCGCGATGAACTGCTCGTGCCAGAGGTCGCGCGCCTGCATGCGGACAACTACGGCGTCTATGGGCGCCGGAAGATGCACGCGCTGATGCTGCGGCAAGGCTGGGCGATCGGCCGCGATCAGACCGAGCGCCTCATGCGGGAGGCCGGTGTTCGCGGGGTGCGCAAGTCGAAGCGGGTCTTCACGACGAAGTCCGATCCGACGCTGCAACGACCGACGGATCTCGTCAAGCGTCGATTCACCGCCGATGGCCCCCGCCGGCTCTGGGTCTGCGATGTGACCTATGTCGCGACATGGTCCGGGTTCGCTTACGTCGCGTTCGTCACCGATGTCTACTCGCGTCGCATTGTCGGCTGGAACGTCGCCGCGACACTGCGGGCCGAGATCCTACCCATGCAGGCTCTCGATATGGCCGCGTGGGACGCGGGCGGAGACCTCACAGGGGTGACGCATCACTCCGACCATGGCTCGAACTATATGGCGATGGTCTACACCGACCGGATCGTCGAACTCGGCGCGGTCCCCTCCACCGGAACTGTCGGCGACAGCTATGACAATGCGATGGCAGAGGCCGTCAACAATCTCTACAAGACGGAGCTGATCCGCCAGCGCGGCCCCTGGCGGACGGTCGAGCAAGTCGAACTCGCCACCCTCGAATACGTGTGGTGGTGGAACAACCAGCGACTCCACGGAGAGCTCGACATGCGAACCCCGATCGAGGTCGAGAATGCATACTACGCTGACAAAGAATCCGCCCAACCGGCACCCGCTGGACAAGGCTCCCGATAG
- a CDS encoding ATP-binding protein, with protein MSAIDSWIGATKPVSVLDFNGVPDVAAELAIGVILKLLFDVAIRTPSGVDGIGRPSPVLIVLEEAHRYLGDQAAPIARDAANRIAREGRKYGMGLMLVTQRPSDLPDTALAQCGTIIALRLSNSSDQSKIRTALPDSVAGLAETLPSLRTGEAIISGEALVLPTRALLTRPEPLPLAEDPSLDSWRSGTGSRDVRPALAKWRGIYE; from the coding sequence GTGAGCGCCATTGACTCTTGGATAGGTGCAACGAAACCAGTGTCAGTCCTGGACTTCAATGGAGTTCCCGACGTCGCCGCAGAGTTGGCCATAGGCGTGATCCTCAAGCTCCTTTTTGATGTGGCAATACGCACCCCAAGCGGAGTCGACGGCATCGGCCGACCAAGCCCTGTTCTAATCGTCCTTGAAGAGGCTCATCGGTACCTCGGCGATCAGGCCGCTCCAATTGCGCGAGATGCGGCCAACCGGATCGCTCGAGAAGGACGCAAGTACGGCATGGGTCTCATGCTGGTCACTCAGCGCCCCTCAGATCTACCCGACACAGCACTGGCGCAATGCGGAACAATCATTGCGCTGCGCCTCAGCAACAGTTCGGACCAGAGCAAGATCCGGACCGCTCTTCCCGACAGCGTCGCGGGCCTCGCAGAAACGCTTCCTTCGCTAAGGACGGGCGAGGCGATCATCAGCGGAGAGGCTCTTGTCCTTCCAACCCGGGCCCTTCTAACCCGTCCAGAACCGCTTCCGCTGGCCGAAGATCCTTCTCTCGACTCCTGGCGATCAGGAACGGGATCGAGAGATGTACGGCCGGCACTTGCCAAATGGCGCGGTATCTACGAATAG
- a CDS encoding KTSC domain-containing protein, whose amino-acid sequence MNLEWRPVESSRIAAEAYDAAAETIYVEFPKNSVQWWYAACPPDVWEQFTSPGQSRGQFIHQVLDAKPNGRFA is encoded by the coding sequence ATGAATTTGGAATGGCGCCCCGTTGAATCGAGCCGGATCGCGGCCGAGGCGTACGACGCAGCAGCCGAGACCATCTACGTCGAGTTCCCAAAGAATTCGGTCCAGTGGTGGTACGCAGCCTGCCCGCCGGATGTGTGGGAGCAGTTCACGTCTCCTGGCCAATCGAGGGGCCAGTTCATCCATCAGGTTTTAGATGCAAAGCCGAACGGTCGCTTTGCTTGA
- a CDS encoding DUF1643 domain-containing protein: MSEFISATADIRGEYRYTLTRVWDPALPMITFVLLNPSTADAAQLDPTLRRCVGFAKREGYGGMVILNLYAFRTKDPKVMMAATDPVGPDNDRVLADVTGTVVAGWGTNADAARVARALALLPRLHAFGVTKDGHPRHPLYVPADAPLIEWMP; the protein is encoded by the coding sequence ATGTCGGAGTTCATTTCTGCCACCGCAGATATTCGTGGTGAGTACCGTTACACGCTGACCCGCGTATGGGATCCGGCGCTGCCGATGATCACGTTCGTGCTGCTCAACCCGAGCACCGCCGACGCAGCGCAACTCGATCCGACACTGCGGCGGTGCGTCGGTTTCGCGAAGCGCGAAGGGTACGGCGGCATGGTGATTCTCAACCTGTACGCGTTCCGCACCAAGGATCCGAAAGTGATGATGGCCGCGACCGACCCGGTGGGGCCGGATAACGATCGCGTGCTCGCCGACGTTACCGGCACCGTCGTCGCGGGGTGGGGCACGAACGCCGACGCGGCTCGCGTGGCCCGGGCGCTGGCGTTGCTCCCGCGACTTCACGCGTTCGGCGTCACAAAGGATGGGCACCCCCGGCATCCGCTTTACGTGCCTGCCGATGCGCCACTGATCGAGTGGATGCCGTAA